A region of the Epinephelus fuscoguttatus linkage group LG22, E.fuscoguttatus.final_Chr_v1 genome:
tcagcagaggtctaaGTCAGCAGCTTTTGGCAGGAAGTTTatcaaaacaaagacagctttacagcctcattgtggtgGCAGCGGTGAAGTCATGCAACCATGGTGTAGTCTGTTTATAGCCACACtttagctttttacctctggtgactgcatttaTACTTGggaaatcataaaagtggtgttaatttgtgGAAATTATCTTGCTCAACAAAAcgtttcatacattttttttttttataaaattttgtttaccacagagcttattttctgtaataatccaaaatcaATGGAAATCCCATTAGATTTTTTACAAGTAAGCTGTCGCTAAACTTTAAAGCAGTCCAATCACATGCAAGggatttgatttaaatccctCTTGTAAATGTACACCACATGGACgtgtaaagagaactggatgcaGCACCACGTTCACTCCAATTAAAGTTACTCAGGGAAGCGTGAAGCTCGAGAAAAAGTTCAGTTTCCACAGTATGAAATTATCCACATCTTCAGCATCGTTGGGCCCATACAGCAAGCTCACTAGAGACTTAAGGTGGCCAAATGGCTAACTTCTTGTTTAACCCTTGGCTGatttgaatggggataaaatgatttaatcgtgTGGCTCTTTTAGACTCAACAAATATTACCAGACTGAATTTATTGACTGCTTATTATTGCCATGGAAGTCTATGGAAAAATTCTTTATGTGCCTGATAGCATCACGTAATGGACATGGGTGTTAAAATTCCACTTTTGGCCTCAAAGCCTGGCACACATCCTGGGGGCTTGGTACACCCTCCAGTATTCTCTTTCACTGGGAACTTCGTCACAGTAGGGAAGCTAAAGAcaaggcccccaggaagtgtgccgTGTTTTGACACCAATTTTCATGTGGtcaaacagtgtaattacatcTGTCATGTGATGCTGTGTGGCCCACCAATGACTTTTccccattgacttacatggtgaaagaaatgtctgtaaatAAGGAGGGtaatttttttgagcgtcacagcTCACATGAAGCTGGCAGAAGTCTCTAGTGCGTGTGTTCTATGAGCCACACGATGTGGAAGCAGTGTCGGTCATCCTGATAATTGTTTCGGCTTCATGAACCACTGAGCAACTGTCATAGGAACAAAGACAATCCTTGTATCCAGTTCTTTTTATACGTCCATGCTGAAGATGCTCTAACTACTGTTTCACTGTGACTTTAAGTACACTTCACACTAAGAGGATACAGTTTGATCAAAAATGTTTATTCCATGGTGAAAACATTCctgtcacacacgcacacacccaattttctttttacaaacaGCAAAATTCCATAGTATAATGCATGTGAGGAGACAATAAAATCATCAAAGTGACATAAGCACAAAGTGATTGGCTTTTGCAGTTCATTCAGAAATAAAAGGGAACACTCAGAAAGTCTTTTTAGCTCTCCGTCGGGAAAATCACAAcaactgatgctgtttttttcttttgactttagGAAAACGTCATCCTAAGGCAATCTTAAGAAGAGAGAGttcgtgtctgtctgtgtgggaCTGATACGGGCGAACATCCCCGCGCTCCAGATTTTAACGTCGATTGTTCAGGCTGCTTCTGAAAGGCATCAGCGGCTGTAGTAGTAGAAGTAAGTAGTTCATGGACTTGTTTTTCCCAGAGTTCCTCAGCATTCCTCTTTGATGTAGATTTGTTCGTCTGTGTCGGACTCCAGGTGCTCCAACCGGTCCGTCTGTCCGTTCATTATCTCGTCGGGAGTTTTCATGAACCTGATGAACGCCACACAGATGAGGAAACAAGGTCAGTCATTTTATTACAGAATGGGTTAAAACATGATCAATAAATTATGAATAGCCTGATTGAAACAAAGGtgtacttaaaggtccagtgtgaggATTTACCAGGATCTAGAGGCAGAAATAGAatacaatattcataactattgTAGGTTTCCAATAAGTGATGCATAGCTTGACGCACAAATCATGCCCTTATTCTTAATCCACACGCAAAAACTCCACCGGACCACTCGATAAAGTTTAACAGTTTACTTTAAAACTCAAAGATGGTACAGAAACAATCATCCACTTTCAAATCTAAAATTATCCAGAAAAAAAGGTAAAGAAACTGATAAAAGATAGAAGAAATAGGAGGTCAAAAAACTGTGTGTCTCCATTGCAATTAACTCCTTCAGATCCCAAAACTCCCCCTACTGGTGAAAGTGTAAAAAAGGGCCAATTAAAGGTACAATACAACAATAACAGGACCCTTATCTTAAAAGTTACAAATGTAAAACTACATTTAGGCCCCACAACTATTGTTTCCCAACCATCATTGTGTTTAAcctttaccttagaatgagccgtttataacaacacacagagcagatTCTCTTCCACCATGTCgttctacagtagcctggaccaaacaaaccaaacactggctataGAGAGGGCTCTTTTGCATTTTAACGTTACCTGTAGGCCACTGTATGTACTATTACATATGCTTAGAAAGGAACAGCGAGCTGAGGGGTATaaagttggttgcaatctgcaatctcaccactagatgccactaaatccctcaCACTGCTCCTTTCAGTCGATTTACCTGAATAGAAGTCTTTGCCCAGGCTCTTTCCTgataatgttcagtttgtagTAGTGTCTCAGTGCTCGCGACATCTTCTCGTACGTCATATTGGTCCTGTTCTGTAGAGGTAAAAGAACAAACGTGTCATtattaataacaacaacaacaataataatgtgATGCTACTGATCTACAAAATGAGGCATTTTCTACATCTTTAAATGCTCTCTGCCTTTGAAAGCCGCACCAGTTATTGGTTACTTcacaagctgaaaacacaaccTCTGCCTCTTCACATGGGACCAGTATTACCTAGGGACCTCTAGTAATTTGTAATGACAGTGATCATCTGATCTTAATCCCGTGTGAATCTCTAATTTGTCATGTTAAATTCCATGGCAAATTACCTACCATATTTCACCAAACACAGACGACATGTTATAATATTAGCCCTGTGCGAATCTGCATCTCACTGATTTGGGCTCATATTATTATTGTAACACAGATGAGCGCAGCATTTCACATAGTTAGTGAGACTGAGAATAAACAATTTAATTCGCTGTGTTGCTCAAAGGCTACCATTGACGCTACctgcaacttttaaggtggaacattaccCCGCATGTtgctcagtgcatgagttgacgtCATGAATCAGtccacttgtttttgttgtctctctTGCATGACACACACGTCAGTGATGGTTGAAATGCATACCAATTTTTAAGCGCTTGAAAATCCAATCGATTTGTGCCAGCTACGAACAGTTTATTTCCTCACTGTACTGCGCTCTTCGGCAGCAGTATAGCTATGGTCTTGACATCATATCCACGGATTAAGCCCAGTATACActgtgattttgggctgtcctaGACGAAAGATGACCAACGTGAAAGAAGcatggcgatatctttggttgTGGCTCTAAAATATTGGTCCTACGTTGCACAGTGAGAGAGGCTCAAGGATGGCTGTTGTCGTGGTCTtgcgatcaaagacagcctgggataaaccTCTGAGAGTGTTAGAAATATGGGATGACCGTTTctgattatattttattgttttgactGTTATATTCTCATGTTTAGGAGATAAATATTATTTGTAATAGATTAGATTTGAAATTCTAGAAGGGAGGTTTTCACCATAAGCCTTACCTCCTACGTCCCCTGCACAATCCCTGCCTTAATTAATTTTGTACACTTTAAAATCACAtacagtgtgactgctgttatggCCTACGTCTATCAGCCAACCAATAGATTTGCAGCACGAACTGACGCACTGGTGCTAAACCCAGACAAACAGATGGATGGCAGCTCACCATGGAGGCAAACctgctaaaagaaatgtgtagTTTCTAAATGACTTGAGGTCCCCTGGTAATAGTGGTCCTGTGTGATTAGGGCTTTAGAATCTACCACCTCATAAAGCTGTAATGGCAAATGTGTTAGCTAACAATTGCCTCCTCAGACATCCAGCTAACAAAGTTTGTGGACCGTAAAGCCAAAGCAATTACTTAACTCTGGCTGAGGGGCCTTGTAGAGCTGAGGGGGATTGCAAAGTTGGGTCAAAcacctttttattttacatagtTAATCATGCTATTGTTTATATAAAAGTActgattaatgcagctttaaactgTAAACTGAAATGACTACGACAGTTTTTTCTCTGGCCTGGATCTGGGACAGCCCTGCTCACTGACTCTTCGCCGCCTGCAGTCTGATCACAGACAGCACTAACTGCACACCTGGAGcctgctgagtgtgtgtttaccttgTGATTACCCCAGAGCCTGGCCAGGCCGTTGGGGTCCATGATGCGGAAGACTTTGGTCTCTGTATCCTCCCAGCGGATGTAGTTCTCGTACCTGCTGTCTGACAGGAGCTGGTAGACGTAGTCCCACAGCAGCCTGCAGTCTGCAAGGAAACGACAGGGAAACAGAGTTTGCATGAGAGGTGCGGAGGTATTTGCTCTGTGTGATGCTACATGTCAGAGAATACCGAAGGGACAAGATAAATAACTCACATCCTGTAAGCATGTGCTCACATGGTGACTAAAGGAACAGGTGTAATGCCAATGCTCAACGCTATGAGGATTAAATCTTACCTGCTATCCGTCCGATGGGCATTTGCTGCTCTTCTGGAGGAGACACGGGCATGATGACGTGGTTCCTGTAGAgcgcctcctcctgctgctgctgctgctgctgcaggagatgctgctgctgttgctgctgatgTTGGGACAGTGGTATCTGATGGTGGTGTCCCTGAACCTTCCCCTCACGCCCGTTCTCGAGCGTTGCCTGAGACGGGGGTCCAACTCGGCTGTGCCTGAAGTCCATTGCGGCACCCCCGCCGCCCCTGCTCGGACTGAGGAGCAGGGGGTTCATGATGGCGCTGGGCATGAGCTGGATGACGCGAGGAGGTCCCGCCTCCTGGCTCCCAGGGCTGCCCGGGCAGGGGGCTTCTCGTGGCGTTGCGCAGCGGCCGTTGGGTGCGGCCGGGGACACCGACAGAGGGTACATTTCCTCGGGCATGTGGTGGTTGCTGTCTGGCAGCTGGGAGAAGGTCTGGAGGTGGTCTTCATTGGCTACGCGGGGGTGGTTGGGCTCCGGAGGGGATCGTCTGGTGGTCGGATGGTGGGGGGAGCGGGAGCGGTGCCGCAGCTCGATGGTTGGTGGATGCTGGGGGAGTGGCTCTGTACCACGTGGGGCCCGCCGTACCGTTTCTGGGGTTACAAAAGATACAATATGTGATAAATATCTACAGCCATGTTACAcaatttttataaatataaagcTTACTTTCATTCTTCAAGCAGAAAGTTTAACAACTGATGGTTTCAGTTTCtcagacatattttatatttactgaATATCTTTGAATTTTGGCAGACTCAAAAGCAACTGGAGGACGTTACTCTCAGCTCTGAGAAATCGTGatgtctgtttttctcttttttctgtctcaaGCTTTTGGGTGTACACCATTTCCTGTGTTTGCCATACAGGTGTGCCAACAGTAAACACATATTGGCTGTCAGTAGCAGAGTGAGAAAACACTGTGACCGACTGTGTCCTCATAAATACCAGAGATGAATCAACACCTCTGATTGTGACAGCGTAAATTTAATAGTATGAGCTCGATAAAGGTGTTACTGACTTCAAGACTGTGGTGCTGGCTGACATTAGAATCCAACAGAGTGTCTACAGGTAGAAACAAGTTAGATTCAAGagttttaaagacatttttagtTCATGCTCCAGAGAGGATTTACAGCTGCTTTTGATGGAGATCACAATTGAATTGAtggtttgacaaaaacaaactgtcgCTAAATTTGACTAAGACCAACATGATGttatttagaaataaaaaaaaaattgatatgcAAGTGCAAATTAAGATTATTATAATAATGTTGATATAGAAAAAGTGTTATGGGAGTGGTACTGGATCACAAAATCAGATGGAAACCTCAAATAAGTAACCTTCAATCAAAGCTGGCGAGGAGCACTGCAGTTACGGGAAAATCAAGATATACTGGACCATAGATCACTATATATCATCTACTGCTCACTCATTTTACTGTATCTTAATTACTGTGTGGAGGTCTGAGGTAACACATATAAAAGCTATTTATACACATTACACAtattacaaaaagaaaagccaTTAGGATTGTACAGAATTTTGGATATAGGCAacacacagtgtttttaaagtcacatgCTTTGAAACTCGGGGACTTGGCTAAATTTAAAACAGTACAAATAATGTACAAGTAAGAAATAATCTACTTTTGGGCAATACGTTTGACAGGAAGAGGGGATATAATTtcaggaaaattaaaatgtgtttgttcaACTTATAAAAGTCTGTGTATTTTCATTATGTTTCGCATCGTGCCAACAGCAGAAACATGACTTAAAAAACATAGATGGTGCAGCcgaactgaatttaaaacaaCTGAACTTCTTAAGGCTTCTTAGGACCTGCGGCCACCCTGTCTAATCTAGGCTgtccatgtgttttttttaaatcactcaTTGCACATGTATATCAAGTTCCACTAAGTCTTTCTTTACTTGCATCTGTTAAAAGCAGCAGAGCTTTTCATGTCATTAGTATCCAAAAATCTGTCCCCTCTGccagtaaattaaaaaagtgCCCATCACTGGCTTCTTGGTGTTTCTGGCTTTACACATACAGACCACTAGGTGTCACTGATATCCTGCAGTTAGGCCGAGACTGCTGCTTATTGTTGAAGAGTATCAGTCAAAGTTATCTGGTTTGTGTTGGACATGAAGTGATGGGAACTTTGATTCCTTTATTCACGTACAATGGATGGAAAAAAAACCACACGTACAAAGTAGCACTCGCAACAAGGAAGACAGTAGTGATAAATACCAGCAGACCTGCGGCAAGCCAATGGGGCAGTTTGTGGTGCTCGGCAGCTTGTTTAAATAAAGCAGCGTTTCCTTGTGGAGCAGGTTTTACAGCCAACATGTGATCTTACTCCTCAGATCAGAGGCAAAAAACACCCTCAGGTATTTCAACTCCCCGCCCCCTGAATTTAATGTTTGATTTAactcttttactttttaaagtttttaattTTGACCCTGACTTTGCAAAATGGTTCAGAAATGACCAATATacaattcctttttttttttttttggagaaatgCTTAATGATCCTCATCAGATATTTTTTACATGCTTACAGTCCACCTCAGCTGTCGTTAGCAGCCATGCTTAGCtacaattttacatttacattattttaaacaGCGATTTTAAGATTTAATTCTTAGCTCGGAAAAATACTCTATATGCTGTACTAAAAAAGTGTCTGCTATGATAGTGAAGTTAGCCTGCTATATATAACCAGTTAAAGTAAAAGCCAATCCTAGATTCTTGTTTGGCGTTTCCCCTCTTTATATTTGCGTTTTTTCAGTCTGGCaactggtcgctacctttttataaagccccgacctcacctgagcgctgtgagGGTACACGGCCATCAACACCACTAACGCAGAGAATAAGAAACTACAGGCAGAGTGCAGTGTCTCAGCAggaaaatacaccaccacacacttctagtgggtcataagtgatggttgagagggattacttctgtgtGAGACTATAAAGTGCCCTACTTAGTATATCTTAAAGTCACTTAGCTAATTTAGAGAGACAATGACCTTTACATTTTATAGTGCATGATCATTAGTGTAAATTAAGGATGGGTGCATGAAATCTATAAAGCTTTGAAGGTTTCTTTCTCCTTGTGCTGAAAAAGAATCAAAGCTTTGGGGCTTCAAACGCAGCGAACACAGTGACGTCTGGTGGTTTTCTAAACATAAAGCCGCCCTTCACCACAACGCCTCTAGAATATTAGCATCTGTGGTCTCGTGTACTTAAAAAAAGTTCGACAAACCTCTGTGTTATGAAATCtgtaatacttttatttttggagtAATTTATATCTTGCTGTAAGACAAATATT
Encoded here:
- the etv6 gene encoding transcription factor ETV6 isoform X2, with the translated sequence MSESSSAANKERSSFSPSANPLPNSTSSPVHAPAARPASRMEDEPARLPAHLRLQPVFWSREDVAQWLRWAEKEFALRPITSGSFQMNGKALLLLTKEDFRYRSPHSGDVLYELLQHILKQRKPHVFYPSAYFPGNSFHSLPESAVQHLKLEETVRRAPRGTEPLPQHPPTIELRHRSRSPHHPTTRRSPPEPNHPRVANEDHLQTFSQLPDSNHHMPEEMYPLSVSPAAPNGRCATPREAPCPGSPGSQEAGPPRVIQLMPSAIMNPLLLSPSRGGGGAAMDFRHSRVGPPSQATLENGREGKVQGHHHQIPLSQHQQQQQQHLLQQQQQQQEEALYRNHVIMPVSPPEEQQMPIGRIADCRLLWDYVYQLLSDSRYENYIRWEDTETKVFRIMDPNGLARLWGNHKNRTNMTYEKMSRALRHYYKLNIIRKEPGQRLLFRFMKTPDEIMNGQTDRLEHLESDTDEQIYIKEEC
- the etv6 gene encoding transcription factor ETV6 isoform X3, whose amino-acid sequence is MNGKALLLLTKEDFRYRSPHSGDVLYELLQHILKQRKPHVFYPSAYFPGNSFHSLPESAVQHLKLEETVRRAPRGTEPLPQHPPTIELRHRSRSPHHPTTRRSPPEPNHPRVANEDHLQTFSQLPDSNHHMPEEMYPLSVSPAAPNGRCATPREAPCPGSPGSQEAGPPRVIQLMPSAIMNPLLLSPSRGGGGAAMDFRHSRVGPPSQATLENGREGKVQGHHHQIPLSQHQQQQQQHLLQQQQQQQEEALYRNHVIMPVSPPEEQQMPIGRIADCRLLWDYVYQLLSDSRYENYIRWEDTETKVFRIMDPNGLARLWGNHKNRTNMTYEKMSRALRHYYKLNIIRKEPGQRLLFRFMKTPDEIMNGQTDRLEHLESDTDEQIYIKEEC
- the etv6 gene encoding transcription factor ETV6 isoform X1, producing MSESSSAANKQERSSFSPSANPLPNSTSSPVHAPAARPASRMEDEPARLPAHLRLQPVFWSREDVAQWLRWAEKEFALRPITSGSFQMNGKALLLLTKEDFRYRSPHSGDVLYELLQHILKQRKPHVFYPSAYFPGNSFHSLPESAVQHLKLEETVRRAPRGTEPLPQHPPTIELRHRSRSPHHPTTRRSPPEPNHPRVANEDHLQTFSQLPDSNHHMPEEMYPLSVSPAAPNGRCATPREAPCPGSPGSQEAGPPRVIQLMPSAIMNPLLLSPSRGGGGAAMDFRHSRVGPPSQATLENGREGKVQGHHHQIPLSQHQQQQQQHLLQQQQQQQEEALYRNHVIMPVSPPEEQQMPIGRIADCRLLWDYVYQLLSDSRYENYIRWEDTETKVFRIMDPNGLARLWGNHKNRTNMTYEKMSRALRHYYKLNIIRKEPGQRLLFRFMKTPDEIMNGQTDRLEHLESDTDEQIYIKEEC